The Bacillota bacterium genome includes a window with the following:
- the folD gene encoding bifunctional methylenetetrahydrofolate dehydrogenase/methenyltetrahydrofolate cyclohydrolase FolD, translated as MGIIIDGKVVSAKVREEVAQTVSEMREKGIQPGLAVVIVGEDPSSKIYVRNKKKACEAAGIYSEVHELPEDTSEQELLSLVEKLNNDPQINGILVQSPLPRHINEENIVEHIAVNKDVDAFHPENVGKIMLGKQEFLPCTPAGVMEMLKYYNIDVAGKECVVVGRSNIVGKPQAMLLLQQNGTVTICHSRTKDLAEVTRRADILVVAIGKKHFITADMVKEGAVVIDVGINRMEDGKIKGDVDFEAVQPKASYITPVPGGVGLMTVSMLLKNTIKAAEMQAKSNNNSLK; from the coding sequence ATGGGAATAATAATTGACGGAAAAGTAGTTTCGGCGAAAGTCCGTGAAGAGGTCGCACAAACAGTCAGCGAAATGCGTGAAAAGGGCATCCAGCCCGGACTTGCTGTTGTTATCGTCGGAGAAGATCCATCTTCAAAAATTTATGTAAGAAACAAGAAAAAAGCCTGCGAAGCCGCAGGAATATATTCCGAAGTTCATGAGCTTCCTGAGGATACAAGTGAACAGGAACTTTTAAGTCTTGTCGAAAAATTGAACAATGATCCCCAAATAAACGGTATACTGGTACAGTCGCCGCTTCCACGGCATATCAATGAAGAAAATATTGTTGAACATATTGCTGTAAATAAAGACGTAGATGCATTTCATCCGGAAAACGTCGGAAAAATCATGCTTGGCAAACAGGAATTTTTGCCATGTACACCAGCCGGTGTTATGGAAATGCTGAAATATTATAATATAGACGTTGCAGGCAAAGAGTGCGTTGTGGTCGGAAGAAGCAATATTGTCGGAAAACCGCAGGCAATGCTTTTGCTGCAGCAAAACGGAACGGTCACAATTTGCCATTCTCGCACAAAAGACCTTGCAGAGGTCACCAGGCGGGCAGACATCCTTGTTGTAGCAATAGGGAAAAAGCATTTTATCACCGCTGACATGGTAAAGGAAGGTGCGGTGGTCATAGACGTCGGAATAAACCGCATGGAAGACGGAAAAATCAAGGGCGACGTAGATTTTGAAGCAGTCCAGCCTAAAGCATCATACATAACGCCGGTTCCGGGTGGCGTTGGATTAATGACAGTATCAATGCTTCTTAAAAATACTATAAAAGCCGCTGAAATGCAGGCAAAAAGCAATAATAATTCCTTAAAATAG